One region of Eleutherodactylus coqui strain aEleCoq1 chromosome 5, aEleCoq1.hap1, whole genome shotgun sequence genomic DNA includes:
- the AK6 gene encoding adenylate kinase isoenzyme 6, which translates to MRRPNVLLTGTPGVGKTTLGKELAERTGLEFVNVGDLAKDGNLYEGFDNEYECPVLDEDRVIDELEDRMSEGGVIVDYHGCDFFPERWFHIVFVLRTDNSLLYERLESRGYKQKKLQENIQCEIFQTIYEEAVESYRHEIVHQLPSNTPEDLEKNLDQIAQWIQQWIKDNN; encoded by the exons ATGAGGCGCCCCAACGTGCTGCTGACCG GTACTCCCGGTGTTGGCAAGACCACCCTGGGTAAAGAGCTGGCAGAGAGAACTGGACTCGAGTTTGTCAACGTTGGAGATTTGGCAAAAGATG GCAACTTGTATGAAGGTTTTGATAACGAGTATGAGTGTCCCGTTCTCGATGAAGACCGA GTGATTGATGAGCTGGAGGACAGAATGAGTGAAGGAGGGGTCATTGTAGACTATCACGGCTGTGACTTTTTCCCAGAAAGATGGTTCCACATAGTATTTGTTCTGAGAACAGACAATTCGCTGTTATATGAAAGACTGGAGAGCAG ggGTTACAAGCAGAAAAAGCTTCAAGAAAACATTCAGTGTGAGATTTTCCAGACCATCTATGAAGAGGCTGTTGAGTCGTATCGACATGAAATCGTTCATCAGCTGCCCAGTAACACTCCAGAGGATCTGGAGAAAAACCTTGATCAGATTGCCCAATGGATACAGCAATGGATAAAGGATAATAACTGA